A window from Engraulis encrasicolus isolate BLACKSEA-1 chromosome 13, IST_EnEncr_1.0, whole genome shotgun sequence encodes these proteins:
- the LOC134460889 gene encoding uncharacterized protein LOC134460889 — translation MAITAVLPSCSIKTTSNFKRHLQNNLPDYMRDYSGAPQPSSDEEAQPSSSTRPVLTRCRTTETMVHSIVTFVVKGFHPLSFVEDEHFINILQVARPGIQMPSSDFLRDVLIPQRSDDAKSELFDLMAKAAHVCLTVDMWSSPTVGLFLGITGHFVVGSHLKSGTLLCHRLQGQQHTPASIGQLFGTVLENFNIQNKVSFVVTDNASRVIDPLCLFPRLHVDGGCENEESGGCDLEVVSVEEMIVDLAPEKLPCFTDALQMVLRDAIDADESIKSLLDKARELLAFCLKSPLAKAVLNEVPKRRPEQPIPHWTDQLKMLLSILNIPEDVLAEQCPIQLSECELVNIQELGELFAHFEEVLERCLSKKSGASSCVIPCVRGLRHTMEGEMDLAENETFLPALRASLESRLAKFEEMECFQMAAALDPRFKLDWCNDEEEVETVKGLLTAKLCEVLPKPPASEAPSRKRPRLFSYMDTDRAEPISVATRILAMYLCTPCLGVESNPFEFWQDRTDKLALLARKYLSIPVSPVCVEKIFSAAGKLFRQERCDYSEKTLDEILTIVCNS, via the coding sequence CTGATGAAGAAGCTCAACCTTCATCCTCAACAAGGCCGGTGCTAACTCGTTGTCGAACGACAGAGACTATGGTCCACAGTATTGTGACGTTCGTTGTGAAGGGCTTTCACCCCCTCTCTTTTGTCGAAGACGAGCATTTCATTAATATCTTGCAAGTTGCTAGGCCCGGTATCCAAATGCCCTCAAGCGATTTTCTTAGAGATGTCCTCATCCCACAGCGCTCAGATGATGCGAAGTCAGAGCTTTTTGACCTGATGGCAAAAGCTGCCCACGTTTGCCTAACTGTTGATATGTGGTCCAGTCCAACAGTGGGGTTGTTTTTGGGGATAACTGGCCATTTCGTGGTGGGTAGTCATTTGAAGAGTGGAACGCTGCTCTGTCACCGTCTCCAAGGGCAGCAACACACACCTGCTAGCATTGGCCAACTCTTTGGCACCGTGCTGGAGAATTTCAACATTCAGAACAAGGTGTCATTTGTCGTCACTGACAACGCGTCCAGGGTGATTGATCCGCTCTGTCTGTTTCCACGACTACATGTCGACGGTGGCTGTGAGAACGAGGAAAGCGGTGGCTGTGATCTCGAGGTAGTCAGTGTAGAGGAGATGATTGTGGACCTCGCACCAGAGAAGCTGCCATGTTTTACTGACGCTCTCCAGATGGTGTTGCGTGATGCGATCGATGCAGACGAGTCGATTAAAAGCCTCCTCGACAAGGCCCGGGAGCTGCTTGCTTTTTGTCTGAAATCTCCCCTGGCGAAGGCAGTCTTAAATGAGGTGCCCAAAAGGAGGCCTGAGCAGCCCATTCCTCACTGGACTGACCAGTTGAAAATGCTGCTGTCGATCTTAAACATTCCAGAGGATGTCCTCGCCGAGCAATGCCCAATTCAGCTGTCAGAGTGTGAGCTCGTCAACATTCAGGAGCTTGGCGAGTTGTTCGCTCACTTTGAGGAAGTCTTAGAACGGTGTCTGTCTAAAAAATCGGGTGCCTCCAGCTGTGTTATCCCATGTGTCAGAGGGCTTAGGCACACAATGGAAGGTGAAATGGACCTGGCTGAGAACGAGACGTTTTTGCCTGCCTTGCGAGCATCCCTCGAAAGCAGGCTGGCGAAGTTTGAGGAAATGGAATGTTTCCAGATGGCTGCAGCCCTTGATCCCAGATTCAAGCTGGACTGGTGTAATGATGAGGAAGAAGTGGAGACGGTGAAAGGCCTTCTCACTGCAAAACTTTGTGAAGTTTTACCAAAACCCCCTGCCTCCGAAGCCCCGAGTAGGAAACGGCCCAGACTCTTTTCTTACATGGACACTGATCGGGCTGAGCCCATTAGTGTGGCCACGCGAATACTTGCCATGTACTTGTGCACACCGTGTTTGGGGGTTGAGAGCAATCCTTTTGAGTTCTGGCAAGATCGAACCGATAAGCTTGCGCTTCTAGCACGTAAATATCTGTCTATTCCTGTGTCCCCCGTGTGCGTCGAGAAGATATTTAGTGCTGCTGGTAAGCTATTCAGACAGGAGAGATGCGACTACAGTGAGAAGACTCTGGATGAGATCTTGACCATTGTGTGCAACAGTTAA